A region from the Pelobates fuscus isolate aPelFus1 chromosome 3, aPelFus1.pri, whole genome shotgun sequence genome encodes:
- the LOC134601789 gene encoding piggyBac transposable element-derived protein 4-like produces MLRFLHFSDNTKCPPRDNPQYDQLYKLRPLISHFNRQFGSLYTPQKNICVDESLMKYKGRLGFKQYIPAKRSRYGIKLYKLCESASGYVYTFRVYEGKDSHLDPPGCPDFIGTSGKIVWDLINPLLNKGYHLFIDNYYNSIPLLRMLYCFETVACGTIRKTRVGFPKALAQKKLKRGETAALCQDELLALKFKDKKEVFMLTSMHTEHTRRVAVRGRQEIRRVPVCIRQYNKHMGGVDLSDQLLQPYLILRKTRAWYKKLGIYLMQMATHNAFILYKKANADLKSTFLDFQFQLISGLLTECHSGEPSAGPSSRMVATGHFCFRIPPTPKKKTPQKRCRLCYQRGVRTETSFYCPDCPSQPGLCIGNCFKEFHTQGE; encoded by the coding sequence ATGCTTCGCTTTCTACACTTCAGCGACAATACGAAGTGCCCCCCAAGAGATAATCCTCAATACGATCAGCTCTATAAGCTTCGCCCCCTTATTTCCCACTTCAACAGACAGTTTGGCTCATTGTACAccccacaaaaaaatatttgtgtagacGAGTCTCTTATGAAATATAAGGGCAGACTGGGGTTTAAACAATATATCCCggccaaaagatcccggtatgggatAAAGTTGTATAAACTTTGTGAAAGTGCCAGTGGGTATgtttacaccttccgtgtatacgaaggtaAAGACAGCCACttggatcccccaggttgcccggaTTTCATTGGGACGAGTGGAAAAATCGTATGGGATTTAATTAACCCATTGCTAAATAAGGGGTATCATTTATTTATAGACAATTACTATAATAGCATCCCGCTTCTTAGGATGCTTTATTGCTTTGAAACTGTGGCCTGCGGCACTATCCGAAAGACACGTGTCGGTTTCCCAAAAGCCCTGGCACAAAAAAAGCTGAAGAGGGGGGAAACGGCTGCTCTCTGCCAGGACGAACTGCTGGCTCTCAAATTCAAAGATAAGAAGGAGGTGTTCATGCTAACATCTATGCATACGGAGCACACTCGAagagtcgcagttcgtggcagacaaGAAATtagacgggtgccagtctgcattagGCAGTATAACAagcacatggggggagttgacctgtccgaCCAACTGCTGCAACCCTATTTAATACTGaggaagaccagggcatggtacaaaaaGCTTGGCATTTACCTTATGCAAATGGCGACTCACAATGCCTTTATTCTgtacaaaaaggcaaatgctgaccTTAAATCCACGTTTCTGGATTTCCAGTTTCAGCTTATTTCTGGgctgctcactgagtgccacaGTGGGGAACCATCAGCTGGGCCTAGCAGCAGAATGGTTGCGACAGGTCACTTCTGTTTCCGGATACCACCAACCCccaaaaagaagacaccccagaaaaggtgcaggttgTGCTATCAGAGGGGCGTAAGGACGGAAACCAGCTTTtattgccctgattgcccctctcagcctggCCTTTGCATTGGCAACTGTTTTAAAGAGTTTCACACCCAGGGAGAATAA